In the genome of Chryseobacterium oryzae, one region contains:
- a CDS encoding class I SAM-dependent methyltransferase: MEQNELKILAQNLANPQGEKGIEIGEMMNETNLGMTLESIKALSIEDGNHILEIGHGNGRHVENLLARAENLRYIGIDISETMHVEAEKNNTNFQDKAEFVLYEGEILPFEDKTFDKIFTVNTVYFWENPVNFLNGIYRILKDNGTFVLTFGQRNFMEKLPFTSYNFKLYNNDEMEQLISESHFKRMKISEKEEEIKSKTGEEFIKRKYTVLTINK, from the coding sequence ATGGAACAGAACGAACTGAAAATATTGGCACAGAATCTTGCAAATCCGCAAGGTGAGAAAGGTATTGAGATTGGAGAAATGATGAATGAAACCAATCTCGGGATGACGTTAGAAAGCATAAAAGCTTTGTCGATTGAAGATGGCAACCATATTCTGGAAATCGGACATGGCAATGGCAGACACGTAGAAAACCTTTTGGCGAGAGCAGAAAATCTAAGGTATATAGGTATTGATATTTCTGAAACAATGCATGTTGAAGCAGAAAAAAACAATACAAACTTTCAAGATAAGGCTGAATTTGTTTTATATGAAGGAGAAATACTTCCGTTTGAGGATAAAACTTTCGACAAAATTTTTACCGTAAACACTGTTTACTTCTGGGAAAACCCAGTGAATTTTTTAAACGGAATTTACAGAATCCTTAAAGATAACGGAACATTTGTTCTCACATTTGGGCAAAGAAATTTCATGGAGAAATTACCTTTTACGTCCTATAATTTTAAGCTTTACAATAATGATGAAATGGAACAGTTGATTTCTGAAAGCCATTTCAAACGAATGAAAATCTCCGAAAAAGAAGAAGAAATAAAAAGCAAAACCGGAGAAGAATTTATCAAAAGAAAATACACAGTTTTAACCATAAATAAATAA
- a CDS encoding TonB-dependent receptor plug domain-containing protein: MNRKVLSVGLLSAVFWIKAQNKDSLQFSKIDEVVITGQYKQQSINKSIYKVEVIDAQQIKNMAATTASEVLSQNLNILIEPNSGSGDSNAKIMGLGGAYTKVLIDNIPVVSDQGMGNQVDLSKINVNNIERIEIVKGAMGVEYGNNAVAGVINIITKKNYSKKVSALVSLQEETVGKDYDWYKKGNGRHIQNLNLGFRISENWSLTADVNRNDFQGYKGELEGYKYFSDNNDKKRGYNWLPKDQITANAAVRYSKNNTSFFLKSNFLNENINFYNRVIEDLPLGNGNRTYIANDRNYFTTRWIHQFNIQTKIGSRINYLGDFSYQSQERKSQDFVYDIPNRKTLSEEDKKLFYESKVFYSRGMFSNFLDNEKIDFQLGYELDRTSGFAGSETFAFNNNGININRSIFNYANFLSAEWKVNNQISFRPGVRLALSDKFDSQYNYSFTARFNPSEKSDFRAVFGSSNRFPVYDELYTFVVDNNHDIRGNENLKPETGYSLGLFYDFSNSKTHAWRTNISISAMYLDVKGRIESVIISNSPLKYTFLNVNNYNSLLFGGGFSVRKDQLSFNGEVSVMGISQSLTTGNMNSPENYNFYTEANFSANYTLPKVKTLFALYYKYTGVQKQFTQKALENPGQTPEYVLGEIGAFNMMNFTVSQPFFNNHLEVSLGVKNIFDVSDVRNTVISGGAHNSGTGSQNLFYGRSYFARLNYQF, from the coding sequence ATGAATAGGAAGGTATTGTCTGTTGGTTTATTGTCTGCTGTTTTTTGGATAAAAGCTCAGAATAAAGACTCTTTACAGTTCTCAAAAATAGATGAGGTGGTTATCACCGGTCAGTATAAGCAGCAGTCTATTAATAAATCAATTTATAAAGTTGAAGTGATTGATGCGCAACAGATTAAAAATATGGCTGCAACAACCGCATCTGAAGTTTTAAGCCAAAATCTTAATATCCTTATTGAACCTAATAGTGGGAGTGGAGATTCTAATGCTAAAATCATGGGACTTGGAGGAGCTTACACTAAAGTTTTAATCGACAATATTCCTGTAGTAAGCGATCAGGGTATGGGAAATCAGGTTGACTTAAGTAAAATTAACGTAAACAACATCGAAAGAATTGAAATCGTAAAAGGGGCGATGGGTGTAGAGTACGGTAATAATGCTGTTGCGGGAGTTATTAATATAATTACTAAGAAAAATTATTCTAAGAAAGTTTCTGCTTTGGTTTCATTGCAGGAGGAAACCGTTGGTAAAGATTATGATTGGTATAAGAAAGGAAACGGTCGCCATATTCAGAACCTTAATCTGGGTTTCAGGATCTCAGAAAATTGGTCTCTTACAGCAGATGTCAACCGTAACGATTTTCAGGGATATAAGGGCGAACTAGAAGGTTACAAATATTTTAGCGATAACAATGATAAAAAAAGAGGTTATAATTGGTTGCCAAAAGACCAGATTACAGCTAATGCAGCCGTAAGATATTCTAAAAATAATACTTCATTCTTTTTAAAATCGAATTTTCTCAACGAAAATATTAACTTTTATAACCGCGTAATTGAAGATTTACCTTTAGGAAATGGTAACCGTACCTATATTGCAAACGATAGGAATTATTTTACTACAAGATGGATTCATCAGTTTAATATTCAGACAAAAATAGGTTCTAGAATTAATTATTTGGGAGATTTTTCATATCAGAGTCAGGAACGAAAATCTCAGGACTTTGTTTACGATATTCCCAACAGAAAAACGTTGTCTGAAGAAGATAAAAAATTATTCTATGAATCTAAGGTATTCTATTCAAGAGGAATGTTCAGTAATTTTCTGGATAACGAAAAAATAGATTTTCAGTTGGGTTACGAATTAGATCGTACCAGTGGTTTTGCCGGATCTGAAACATTTGCATTTAACAATAACGGAATTAATATCAACAGATCTATTTTTAATTATGCCAATTTTCTTTCTGCTGAATGGAAAGTAAACAACCAAATTTCCTTTCGTCCCGGTGTGAGATTAGCACTGAGCGATAAATTCGATTCTCAATATAATTATTCATTTACGGCAAGATTTAATCCATCGGAAAAATCGGATTTTAGGGCTGTTTTTGGATCTTCAAACAGATTTCCTGTCTACGATGAACTCTACACTTTTGTAGTAGATAACAACCACGACATCAGAGGAAATGAAAATCTTAAGCCTGAAACGGGCTATTCTTTAGGTTTGTTTTATGATTTCAGCAATTCTAAAACCCATGCATGGAGAACCAATATCAGTATTTCGGCAATGTATCTGGATGTGAAAGGCAGAATTGAAAGTGTTATTATAAGCAACAGTCCGCTAAAATACACATTTCTGAATGTCAATAATTATAATTCTTTGCTTTTTGGAGGAGGTTTCAGTGTGAGAAAAGATCAGCTTTCATTCAATGGTGAGGTTTCAGTGATGGGTATTTCGCAAAGTCTTACAACGGGCAATATGAATTCACCAGAAAATTACAACTTTTATACAGAAGCCAATTTCTCTGCAAATTATACCCTTCCAAAAGTGAAAACGCTTTTCGCGCTCTACTATAAATATACAGGTGTGCAAAAACAGTTTACGCAGAAAGCATTAGAAAATCCTGGTCAAACGCCAGAGTATGTTTTGGGAGAAATAGGGGCATTTAATATGATGAATTTTACGGTGAGTCAGCCATTTTTTAATAATCATTTAGAGGTAAGTCTTGGCGTTAAAAACATTTTTGATGTTTCTGATGTAAGAAATACGGTGATTTCCGGTGGTGCACACAATTCCGGAACAGGATCACAAAATTTGTTCTATGGAAGAAGCTATTTCGCGAGACTCAATTATCAGTTTTAA
- a CDS encoding SIMPL domain-containing protein, with protein sequence MKKLILSSLVSLSSFVFGQVSGNINYQNQQNSQYQFRYPDYNINIGSPSSNDIFVNIKGLANVKADQYVAIFSLTQVAETAEEVNHLIDKRINSSIAQIKLLKGIDTFTDMISFVPVYNYEVENKIFSKKTYNEVPKGFELKKNLHIKFSDPTKLNELIMILSKNEIYDLVRVDYFANNLEAVKKELMNKAKLSLQEKIKNYELMIGETFTNSAKSLSDGYKIVLPVEMYKSYEAYNSSSFSFTKSANVNQVNKSTTMFYQPIMDKEFDFVINPTILEPVIQIMYEVKILITKEKKQESKDNKNYILITPNGEMKDLNIVK encoded by the coding sequence ATGAAAAAGCTTATTCTATCATCTTTAGTTTCATTGTCGTCATTTGTTTTTGGGCAAGTTTCAGGAAATATTAATTATCAAAACCAACAGAACAGCCAATACCAGTTTAGATATCCTGATTATAACATCAATATAGGTTCTCCGTCGTCAAATGATATTTTTGTTAATATTAAAGGTTTGGCAAACGTAAAAGCAGATCAATACGTTGCTATTTTCAGTTTAACACAGGTTGCAGAAACCGCAGAAGAGGTTAACCATTTGATTGATAAGCGGATTAATTCTTCAATTGCTCAGATTAAACTTTTAAAAGGGATAGACACTTTTACAGACATGATATCATTTGTTCCTGTATACAATTATGAGGTAGAAAATAAAATATTTAGTAAAAAAACGTACAATGAAGTTCCTAAAGGATTTGAATTAAAGAAGAATCTCCATATAAAATTTTCGGATCCTACAAAGCTTAACGAATTAATTATGATACTTTCTAAAAATGAAATTTATGATTTGGTAAGAGTAGATTACTTTGCAAATAACCTTGAAGCAGTAAAAAAAGAATTAATGAATAAAGCAAAACTTTCTTTGCAGGAAAAAATTAAAAATTATGAATTGATGATTGGCGAAACTTTTACAAATTCTGCTAAAAGCTTGAGCGATGGCTATAAGATTGTTCTTCCTGTAGAAATGTACAAATCTTATGAGGCTTACAACAGTTCGTCTTTTTCATTTACCAAATCGGCTAATGTGAATCAGGTAAATAAATCTACTACAATGTTTTATCAGCCAATAATGGATAAGGAATTTGATTTTGTGATTAATCCTACCATTTTAGAACCAGTAATTCAGATTATGTACGAAGTGAAAATCTTGATAACTAAAGAGAAAAAACAAGAATCTAAAGACAATAAAAATTATATTCTGATTACGCCTAACGGAGAAATGAAAGATTTGAATATTGTTAAATAG
- a CDS encoding heme ABC transporter ATP-binding protein, with protein MIKADHINYKHKDFHILNAVNVSVEYGEFLAIVGPNGAGKSSLLSILANEMKAEKDKIIFKNKPIADWDLREISKHKSKFSQHNSAEIPLQVKDVVMMGRYPYFDAQPHKNDVEAVNELMLETEIIHLKERDYNSLSGGEKQRVHISRVMAQMKNEIAHKLVFLDEPLNNLDIKHQYRALEIIKKFTQKANSAIVVLHDLNLAAQFADKILLMKGGKVAKYGTPKEVFTEENISAAYHFPCTICKHPVNDNPMIVFG; from the coding sequence ATGATTAAGGCAGATCATATTAATTATAAGCATAAAGATTTTCATATTCTCAATGCGGTAAACGTCTCGGTAGAATATGGAGAATTTTTAGCCATAGTAGGTCCAAACGGAGCAGGGAAGTCTAGTCTTCTCAGCATTCTTGCCAATGAAATGAAAGCAGAAAAAGACAAAATTATATTCAAAAATAAGCCGATTGCCGATTGGGATTTGAGAGAAATTTCGAAACATAAGTCTAAATTCTCCCAGCATAACTCTGCCGAAATTCCTTTACAGGTAAAAGATGTGGTAATGATGGGACGCTATCCTTATTTTGATGCTCAACCGCACAAAAATGATGTAGAAGCAGTAAATGAACTGATGCTGGAAACGGAAATTATTCATCTAAAAGAGAGAGATTATAATTCTTTGTCGGGAGGCGAAAAGCAACGGGTACATATTTCGAGAGTCATGGCACAGATGAAAAATGAAATCGCTCACAAATTGGTTTTTTTGGATGAACCTCTTAATAATTTAGACATTAAGCATCAGTACAGAGCATTAGAGATCATTAAAAAATTTACTCAAAAAGCGAATTCTGCCATAGTGGTGCTTCATGATCTGAATCTTGCAGCCCAGTTTGCAGATAAAATTTTGCTGATGAAAGGAGGGAAAGTTGCAAAATACGGAACACCAAAGGAAGTTTTTACCGAAGAAAATATTTCGGCAGCATATCATTTTCCTTGTACAATTTGCAAACATCCCGTAAATGATAACCCAATGATTGTTTTTGGATAA
- a CDS encoding heme/hemin ABC transporter substrate-binding protein, whose product MKKIILAASLLAVVYSCKKENQNQAENKTEIASETPKSNQKIVSLSGGITEIVSALGHENEIVGNDVTSTYPESLKSTSKDLGHVRSMTIEPIMAVNPTLILASDKDINPELLGKMKSSGIKTELFKQEYTVDGTKKLIEEVAKALGNTDYQKLNDKIDADLKQIQPIAKKPKVLFIYARGNMMMVSGKNTPMASLIEIAGGENAVKDFEDFKPLTPEAVVKANPDVLFFFSSGLQGAGGNEGVLKMPGVLQTNAGKNKKIIAMDGGLVSSFGPRLGEAAVALNKLLVESTK is encoded by the coding sequence ATGAAAAAAATAATTCTTGCAGCATCTTTATTGGCTGTAGTTTATTCTTGTAAAAAAGAAAATCAGAATCAGGCAGAAAATAAAACAGAAATTGCTTCGGAAACTCCGAAATCTAATCAGAAAATTGTTTCTCTAAGTGGCGGAATTACAGAAATTGTTAGTGCTCTGGGACACGAAAATGAAATTGTAGGAAACGATGTTACCAGTACCTATCCCGAATCGCTGAAATCTACTTCCAAAGATTTAGGACACGTAAGATCTATGACGATTGAGCCAATTATGGCAGTAAACCCAACTTTAATTTTGGCTTCAGATAAAGACATTAATCCTGAACTTTTAGGTAAAATGAAATCTTCCGGAATTAAAACAGAACTTTTTAAGCAGGAATATACGGTAGACGGAACCAAAAAGCTGATTGAAGAAGTAGCAAAAGCATTAGGAAATACAGATTATCAAAAACTTAATGATAAAATAGATGCAGATTTAAAACAGATTCAGCCCATTGCAAAAAAGCCTAAAGTGCTCTTTATTTATGCAAGAGGAAATATGATGATGGTTTCTGGTAAAAATACTCCTATGGCCTCATTAATAGAAATTGCAGGCGGAGAAAATGCAGTAAAAGATTTTGAAGATTTTAAACCTCTTACACCTGAAGCTGTTGTAAAAGCCAATCCGGATGTATTATTCTTCTTTTCTTCTGGTTTGCAAGGTGCAGGCGGAAATGAAGGAGTGCTGAAAATGCCGGGAGTTTTGCAGACAAATGCAGGTAAGAATAAGAAAATTATTGCAATGGACGGTGGTTTGGTTTCGTCATTCGGACCAAGATTAGGTGAAGCAGCGGTAGCATTAAATAAACTTTTAGTTGAAAGCACAAAGTAA
- a CDS encoding hemin-degrading factor, which yields MSTLVNELKEKWEALKAENPHVRIRNAADQLGVSEAELLLTNVGEGVTVLKPEFANILTEVEKLGKVMALTRNDECVHERKGIYQNGDFSSPHAQLFVGEDIDLRIFLNHWKFAVAVVEGDKKSIQFFGKDGLALHKIYLTKDSNEEAFQALVEQFSAEDQNIKPEFESVASKAPEKADSEIDKEGFQNAWTNLKDTHDFFMMTRKFGVNRTQALRLAPEGFAIKIEPSKVVNLLEDASEKQFPIMVFVGNRGIIQIHTGNVKKTLWHQQWFNVMDPDFNLHLDVTKIAEAWIVKKPTEDGEVTAVEVFNKDGEFIVQLFGKRKPGVPELQEWKDLVAGL from the coding sequence ATGAGCACATTAGTAAACGAACTGAAAGAAAAATGGGAAGCTCTAAAAGCAGAAAACCCACATGTAAGAATAAGAAATGCAGCAGATCAGCTTGGGGTAAGCGAAGCAGAATTACTGTTAACCAATGTAGGTGAGGGAGTTACGGTATTGAAGCCGGAATTTGCCAATATCTTAACAGAAGTAGAAAAATTAGGAAAAGTAATGGCACTCACGAGAAATGATGAATGTGTGCACGAAAGAAAAGGAATTTACCAGAATGGTGATTTCAGCAGCCCTCATGCTCAGCTTTTTGTGGGTGAGGATATTGATCTTAGAATTTTCCTTAATCACTGGAAATTTGCAGTTGCAGTTGTAGAAGGAGATAAAAAGAGCATTCAGTTTTTCGGGAAAGATGGTTTGGCGTTGCATAAAATTTACCTTACAAAAGATAGCAATGAAGAAGCTTTTCAGGCTTTGGTAGAACAGTTTTCAGCAGAAGATCAAAATATTAAGCCAGAATTTGAATCTGTTGCATCAAAAGCTCCTGAAAAAGCCGATTCTGAAATTGATAAAGAAGGATTCCAAAATGCTTGGACAAACCTTAAAGATACCCATGATTTCTTTATGATGACCAGAAAATTCGGAGTAAACAGAACACAGGCTTTAAGACTGGCTCCTGAAGGTTTTGCCATAAAAATAGAGCCTTCTAAAGTGGTTAATCTGCTTGAAGATGCTTCAGAAAAACAGTTTCCTATCATGGTTTTTGTAGGAAACAGAGGAATTATACAGATTCATACAGGGAATGTGAAAAAAACTCTATGGCATCAGCAATGGTTTAACGTGATGGATCCGGATTTTAATCTTCATCTGGACGTTACCAAAATTGCAGAAGCGTGGATTGTGAAAAAACCTACTGAAGATGGAGAAGTTACTGCAGTTGAGGTCTTTAATAAAGATGGAGAATTTATCGTTCAGCTTTTCGGAAAAAGAAAACCTGGCGTTCCCGAACTTCAGGAGTGGAAAGATTTGGTGGCAGGTTTATAA
- a CDS encoding histidine kinase yields MAESSKLKKAVDSKDESAEADSYYNIAETYLKNGNFAKSEEYFLKSKNLYEKINDKKNLEKATRKLAQSQESQNKLKDAVSNYETASKIGYSKAAKTMNSNDASRVSAPSTVQKALAIKNNLVISEKENNKEDLAAGYSQMADINIEQNNVPKAEENLNTAYKISKEEAPLQAIAINQKLADLYVENKNFDKAIEVKKKVLKEDFVKENSKKQVEQIQELADIYIKKDDPKEAINLLKKSYGIALEKGHTLEAQKSVKKLDSLYQVSKNIDESIGLYRDFLGKLPALVSKDKSLVDEKILEDTEQKIEQLEQEKKLKDELIRKKNLFNYSLIGALIILIGLIFFIFRTLKKVQVKNKKIALQSLRREMNPHFIFNSLNSVNHFIATNNELEANQYLTKFSKLMRGVMENSADDFIPFQQELDLLENYLALEKTRFADKFDYEIEVDENLNTQNLKVPGMLVQPFMENAVWHGLRYRTTKGFLKLKFEKSSESLKITIEDNGIGIEESKKQKTEHQKTRKGRGMKNTLERIALLNDLYKQNIECKITDKIDSQGVFVEITYKLSN; encoded by the coding sequence GTGGCAGAATCTTCAAAGCTCAAAAAAGCAGTGGATTCTAAAGACGAATCTGCAGAAGCCGATTCTTACTATAATATTGCAGAAACTTATCTGAAAAACGGAAATTTTGCCAAAAGTGAAGAGTATTTTTTAAAGTCGAAAAACCTTTACGAAAAGATCAATGACAAAAAGAATTTAGAAAAAGCCACGAGAAAGCTCGCCCAATCCCAGGAAAGCCAGAATAAGCTTAAAGATGCCGTGTCCAATTACGAAACTGCATCAAAAATAGGATATTCCAAAGCAGCGAAAACGATGAATTCTAATGATGCATCCAGAGTTTCTGCTCCTTCAACCGTGCAAAAAGCTTTGGCGATAAAGAACAATCTTGTCATCAGCGAAAAAGAGAATAATAAAGAAGATCTTGCTGCAGGATACAGCCAGATGGCAGACATAAATATTGAACAGAATAATGTTCCTAAGGCAGAAGAAAACCTTAATACAGCCTATAAAATCTCTAAAGAGGAAGCCCCTTTGCAGGCAATAGCGATTAATCAGAAATTAGCAGACCTTTACGTTGAAAATAAAAATTTTGACAAAGCAATTGAAGTCAAAAAAAAGGTTTTGAAAGAAGACTTCGTAAAAGAAAATTCAAAAAAGCAGGTAGAGCAAATTCAGGAGCTTGCAGACATTTACATCAAGAAAGATGACCCTAAAGAAGCTATTAATTTATTGAAAAAATCTTACGGAATTGCCCTTGAAAAAGGTCACACTCTGGAAGCTCAGAAAAGTGTAAAAAAGCTCGACAGCTTGTATCAGGTTTCTAAAAATATTGATGAATCCATAGGTTTATACCGAGATTTTCTGGGAAAATTACCCGCCCTGGTTTCTAAAGACAAAAGTCTGGTAGATGAAAAAATTCTGGAAGATACCGAACAGAAAATTGAACAGCTTGAGCAGGAAAAAAAATTAAAAGACGAGCTTATCCGCAAAAAAAATCTATTCAATTATAGCTTGATTGGAGCTTTAATTATTTTAATAGGCTTAATTTTTTTCATTTTCAGGACCTTGAAAAAAGTTCAGGTTAAAAACAAAAAAATTGCTTTACAATCGCTTCGCCGTGAGATGAATCCGCATTTTATATTTAACAGCTTAAACTCCGTAAACCATTTTATAGCAACGAATAATGAATTGGAAGCCAACCAATATTTAACCAAATTTTCAAAACTGATGCGTGGCGTGATGGAAAATTCTGCGGATGATTTTATTCCTTTTCAGCAGGAATTAGATTTGCTGGAAAATTACTTAGCTTTAGAAAAAACCCGCTTCGCCGACAAATTTGATTACGAAATTGAAGTTGATGAAAATTTAAACACTCAAAACCTGAAAGTTCCCGGAATGCTGGTGCAGCCTTTTATGGAAAATGCGGTTTGGCACGGCTTAAGATACCGAACAACTAAAGGTTTTTTAAAATTAAAATTCGAAAAATCTTCAGAAAGCCTGAAAATTACCATTGAAGACAACGGAATCGGCATTGAAGAAAGCAAAAAGCAAAAAACAGAACATCAGAAAACCCGAAAAGGCCGCGGAATGAAAAATACTTTGGAGAGAATTGCGCTGTTGAATGATTTGTACAAACAAAATATAGAATGCAAAATCACGGATAAGATAGATTCACAAGGTGTTTTTGTTGAAATAACTTATAAATTATCAAACTAG
- a CDS encoding FecCD family ABC transporter permease, with amino-acid sequence MKAQSKLYFYLFLSFLLLVLLAIGSLNIGVYDFGGNSPFIILQKILAGSTDVSLSDRYVIWEVRSARIVMAVLVGSLLAVSGTSLQGMFKNPLATGDLIGLTSGATLLAAIAIVLGSYFKEYLPEAVQFSLVGISAFVGALLAMLLVYRISTSEGKTNVVMMLLSGVAITAIGFSITGFLIYIAKDEQLRDLTFWNMGSLAAATWTKNLILTVVLIVSYLILLPKGKALNAMMLGEKDAEHLGINVERLKKQIVLTTALMIGTCVAFSGTIGFVGLIAPYILRLLFKSNYVFILPLSAVLGSILLLSADTVSRSIVAPSELPIGILTALMGGPVFIAILIKFRKTL; translated from the coding sequence TTGAAAGCACAAAGTAAATTATATTTTTATCTCTTTTTGAGTTTTCTATTGCTGGTTCTACTTGCAATAGGCTCTCTTAATATTGGTGTTTACGATTTCGGAGGAAATTCACCATTCATCATCCTGCAAAAAATATTGGCGGGTAGTACAGATGTCTCTTTAAGCGACCGATATGTAATTTGGGAAGTGAGAAGTGCCAGAATTGTGATGGCTGTTTTGGTGGGGAGCCTTCTTGCAGTATCTGGAACAAGTCTTCAGGGAATGTTCAAAAATCCTTTGGCAACCGGAGATTTAATAGGGTTAACCTCCGGAGCAACATTACTTGCAGCAATAGCAATTGTTTTAGGCAGTTATTTTAAAGAATATTTGCCGGAAGCAGTTCAGTTTTCTCTAGTAGGAATTTCTGCATTTGTGGGAGCATTATTAGCAATGCTTCTGGTATACAGGATTTCTACTAGCGAAGGAAAAACCAATGTTGTAATGATGTTACTAAGTGGGGTTGCCATTACCGCAATAGGATTCTCTATTACTGGATTCTTAATTTATATCGCCAAAGATGAGCAGCTGAGAGATCTTACTTTTTGGAATATGGGAAGTCTTGCGGCAGCAACATGGACGAAAAATCTCATCCTTACTGTTGTTCTTATAGTTTCCTATCTCATTTTATTACCGAAAGGAAAGGCTTTGAATGCAATGATGTTGGGCGAAAAAGATGCAGAACATTTGGGTATTAATGTAGAAAGACTGAAAAAGCAAATAGTTCTTACCACAGCACTCATGATAGGAACTTGTGTAGCATTTTCAGGAACTATTGGCTTTGTAGGTTTAATTGCCCCTTATATTCTTAGGCTTTTGTTTAAATCTAATTATGTTTTCATACTTCCGTTATCGGCAGTTTTGGGAAGTATATTGCTTTTGTCGGCAGATACAGTAAGCAGAAGTATAGTTGCCCCTTCAGAATTGCCAATAGGAATTTTAACGGCATTAATGGGAGGTCCTGTTTTCATCGCTATTTTAATTAAATTCAGAAAAACACTGTAA
- a CDS encoding HmuY family protein: MKKILFAFILGTSFISHSCINDNEDPVPVAPVQGSVVSPHVGGATQPNQIWFDLSKGKEILTKRTDWDLALYTGNDFKVILNSSIMMAAAKIEGANNIDLVTQSDVSALMQLVQVGSFNPDNEHYIDDVKGNFPTGYTAIEGIKENEGQNAVYLVNMGKEIYTGSVAVGSVATGGDSRGWMKVQIVRNSSGYKIKYAKLNDTTHKELLVEKNPSYNYNFVSLTKDKEVFIQPEKKQWDLCFTVFTNIIFNAGSYVYADFVLNNNVGGVGAYEVKVAAQTSGTEAYNNFKAENIDPSKLVYNDQRVIGGNWRNPVGANGLEVYGDRFYVIKDADGFYFKLKFTRITNTLGERGYPQFEYQPL; this comes from the coding sequence ATGAAAAAAATACTGTTTGCGTTCATTTTGGGAACGTCCTTTATTTCTCATTCCTGCATAAACGATAATGAAGATCCTGTGCCTGTTGCACCGGTTCAGGGTTCTGTTGTAAGTCCGCATGTTGGAGGAGCAACGCAGCCTAACCAAATATGGTTCGATTTAAGCAAAGGAAAAGAAATTCTTACCAAACGTACCGATTGGGATCTTGCTTTATATACCGGAAACGATTTTAAAGTAATCCTCAACTCATCCATAATGATGGCGGCAGCTAAAATTGAAGGTGCCAATAATATTGATCTTGTTACTCAGTCGGATGTTTCGGCTTTAATGCAACTGGTTCAGGTAGGAAGTTTCAATCCGGATAACGAACATTATATAGATGATGTAAAAGGAAATTTCCCAACGGGCTATACAGCAATAGAAGGTATAAAAGAAAACGAAGGACAAAATGCTGTTTATCTTGTAAATATGGGTAAAGAAATTTACACTGGAAGCGTTGCAGTTGGTTCTGTAGCTACTGGTGGAGATTCCCGGGGTTGGATGAAAGTTCAGATTGTAAGAAATTCTTCGGGGTACAAAATAAAATATGCCAAACTGAATGATACAACTCATAAAGAATTGCTGGTAGAAAAAAATCCTTCATACAATTACAATTTTGTAAGTCTTACAAAGGATAAAGAAGTATTTATTCAGCCTGAGAAAAAACAGTGGGATTTGTGTTTCACAGTATTTACCAATATAATTTTCAATGCAGGAAGTTATGTTTATGCAGATTTTGTTTTAAATAATAATGTTGGTGGAGTGGGAGCTTATGAAGTTAAAGTAGCAGCACAGACATCGGGAACAGAAGCGTATAATAATTTTAAGGCAGAAAATATAGATCCTTCAAAACTGGTTTATAACGACCAGAGAGTTATTGGCGGAAACTGGAGAAACCCTGTAGGAGCCAATGGTCTGGAAGTGTATGGAGATCGTTTTTATGTTATAAAAGATGCAGACGGATTTTATTTTAAATTAAAATTTACACGAATAACCAATACTTTGGGAGAACGCGGTTATCCTCAATTCGAATATCAACCTTTATAA